A region of Halalkaliarchaeum desulfuricum DNA encodes the following proteins:
- a CDS encoding 30S ribosomal protein S11, translated as MSANDSDKWGIAHVFASFNNTLITITDQTGAETIAKSSGGTVVKQNRDEASPYAAMQMAEVVAEEAQAKGIEGVHVRVRGPGGNGNKSPGPGAQATIRALARAGLEIGRIEDVTPIPHDGTKAPKNMGV; from the coding sequence ATGTCAGCAAACGATTCCGACAAGTGGGGAATCGCCCACGTGTTCGCGTCGTTCAACAACACGCTCATCACAATTACCGACCAGACCGGCGCCGAGACGATCGCCAAATCCTCTGGCGGCACCGTGGTGAAGCAGAACCGCGACGAAGCCTCGCCGTACGCCGCGATGCAGATGGCCGAGGTCGTCGCGGAGGAAGCACAGGCGAAGGGGATCGAGGGCGTTCACGTACGCGTTCGCGGCCCGGGCGGAAACGGCAACAAGTCGCCGGGCCCCGGCGCGCAGGCGACGATCCGTGCGCTGGCGCGTGCCGGCCTCGAGATCGGCCGGATCGAGGACGTGACGCCGATCCCCCACGACGGAACGAAGGCTCCGAAGAACATGGGCGTATGA
- a CDS encoding DNA-directed RNA polymerase subunit D, whose protein sequence is MSEEFDVEFIERDDRSARFLVRGASPAFANGLRRAMIADVPTFSIDTVRFVENSSVMFDEMIGLRLGLVPLTTPLDEFEVGDEVTLALDVEGPATAYSGDLVSSEPMVEPADENVPIIELKEGHRLELEADAVLDTGKEHSKHQGGVSVGYRHLQRVEVVGDVGEFHDDEPQILRGVIETPDGELVLTDEFDHDLTNRYPGKELEVTDVSGAFVFHVETDGSFTVEELVRRAATTIGDRADELREKVAV, encoded by the coding sequence ATGAGCGAAGAGTTCGACGTCGAGTTCATCGAGCGCGACGACCGGAGTGCCCGGTTTCTCGTCCGGGGGGCCTCCCCGGCGTTCGCAAACGGGCTTCGCCGCGCGATGATCGCAGATGTCCCGACGTTCTCCATCGACACGGTGCGGTTCGTGGAGAACTCCTCGGTGATGTTCGACGAGATGATCGGCCTTCGGCTGGGGCTGGTTCCGCTGACGACCCCGCTCGACGAGTTCGAGGTCGGCGACGAAGTCACCCTGGCGCTCGACGTCGAGGGGCCGGCGACGGCCTACTCCGGCGATCTGGTCTCCTCCGAGCCGATGGTCGAACCCGCCGACGAGAACGTGCCGATTATCGAACTCAAGGAGGGACACCGTCTCGAACTGGAAGCGGACGCGGTGCTCGACACCGGCAAGGAACATTCGAAACACCAGGGTGGTGTTTCCGTCGGTTATCGTCACCTCCAGCGCGTGGAGGTCGTCGGCGACGTCGGAGAGTTCCACGATGACGAGCCGCAGATCCTCCGGGGCGTCATCGAGACCCCCGACGGGGAACTGGTTCTCACCGACGAGTTCGATCACGATCTCACGAACCGGTACCCCGGAAAGGAGCTCGAAGTGACCGACGTTTCGGGCGCGTTCGTCTTCCACGTGGAGACGGACGGCTCGTTCACCGTCGAAGAACTGGTCCGCCGTGCGGCCACCACGATCGGCGACCGCGCGGACGAACTACGCGAGAAAGTCGCAGTATAA